From a region of the Zingiber officinale cultivar Zhangliang chromosome 10B, Zo_v1.1, whole genome shotgun sequence genome:
- the LOC122030244 gene encoding RING-H2 finger protein ATL79-like, protein MPPPHADDELFLHPLPLPPTPGGGGSWGPFSAAGDFGTTMAIILAALFSTVLLAFLLAAAVRLLLARRRPSEEQVDPEKSAVAVAVAAVSVPTTLFSAAGTRLAGAVAECAICLTEFAEGDAVRVLPACSHGFHGRCVEQWLATKGSCPTCRAACSVGQTHGPPMKPNPSSEV, encoded by the coding sequence ATGCCGCCTCCCCACGCCGACGATGAGCTCTTCCTCCATCCTCTGCCTTTGCCACCCACCCCCGGCGGCGGAGGCTCCTGGGGCCCTTTCTCCGCCGCCGGCGACTTCGGCACCACCATGGCTATCATCCTCGCCGCCCTCTTCTCAACCGTCCTCCTAGCCTTCTTGCTCGCCGCTGCTGTCCGCCTCCTCCTAGCCCGACGCCGCCCCTCGGAGGAGCAAGTGGACCCCGAGAAATCGGCGGTGGCGGTGGCGGTGGCGGCGGTGTCGGTGCCGACGACTTTGTTCTCGGCGGCGGGGACACGGCTAGCCGGGGCGGTGGCGGAGTGTGCCATCTGCCTGACCGAGTTCGCGGAGGGCGACGCGGTACGGGTCCTGCCAGCATGCAGCCACGGCTTCCACGGGCGGTGCGTCGAGCAGTGGCTGGCGACGAAGGGGTCGTGCCCCACCTGTCGCGCCGCCTGCAGCGTCGGGCAAACCCACGGCCCACCAATGAAGCCCAATCCGTCGAGCGAGGTTTAA